A region of Paenibacillus sp. JNUCC-31 DNA encodes the following proteins:
- the shc gene encoding squalene--hopene cyclase produces MGHVLGAIDEEMSRMTTSLLHQQQRDGSWHFCFENGTVIDAYVIILFRILDVPNEVLIRQLHDRILNEQQPNGCWKLYPDEEEGNLSASVEAYYALLYSGYSQRTDEPIQRAKRYIQSKGGIGKVTSILTRAILAATGQMKWPLSISMIPLEILMFPTYFPINYFEFSGYSRVHLTPMLIMADLRFSLTIPNAPDLSDLTDLRMVADESTSREYQEMQEGIQTGRSRLLGNPRHIHDTARTKAEQFMIERIESDGTLYSYASSTILMVFALLALKYDKQHPLITKAVTGLAAMQCRSSEGKTTIQNSPSTVWDTALITYALQEASITDDHKAIQRAASYLISHQQDKTADWSIHNSNTVPGGWGFSESNTLNPDVDDTTAALRAIRSLSTTIPTFQKSWNRGLNWVLSMQNKDGGWPAFEKNTNKEVLTWLAIDGAKSAATDPSEPDLTGRTLEYLGNFAGLDSKHEFIQRAVKWIVRNQEKDGSWYGRWGVCYIYGTWAALTGLRAVGLPESHDTVQKGSQWLLSIQNSDGGWGESCHSDRLLRYVPLGESTPSQTAWALDALIAVQPKPTPEMNQGILRLIASIGENDWRTSYPTGAGLPGNFYSHYHSYTYIWPLLTLSHYRKKYGTS; encoded by the coding sequence ATGGGCCATGTACTGGGCGCAATTGATGAGGAAATGAGTCGGATGACGACTTCCTTGCTTCACCAGCAACAACGAGACGGTTCGTGGCATTTTTGTTTTGAGAACGGTACGGTAATTGATGCTTATGTCATCATTCTCTTTCGGATATTGGATGTTCCGAATGAAGTGCTGATCCGGCAGTTGCATGATCGTATCCTTAACGAACAGCAACCGAATGGATGCTGGAAACTATACCCCGATGAAGAGGAAGGAAATTTATCTGCATCGGTTGAAGCCTACTACGCCCTGCTATACTCCGGGTACAGCCAGCGTACGGACGAGCCAATCCAAAGGGCCAAACGTTATATTCAGTCCAAAGGAGGGATCGGAAAAGTTACCAGCATTTTGACCAGAGCCATACTTGCCGCTACCGGACAAATGAAATGGCCCTTATCCATCTCGATGATCCCGCTGGAGATACTGATGTTTCCTACCTATTTTCCCATCAACTATTTTGAATTTTCCGGTTATTCCCGAGTTCACCTTACCCCCATGCTCATTATGGCAGACCTGCGCTTCTCCCTCACCATACCAAATGCTCCCGATCTGTCTGATCTGACCGACTTGCGAATGGTTGCAGATGAGTCAACTTCCCGAGAATATCAGGAAATGCAGGAGGGTATTCAAACCGGGAGAAGCAGACTCCTAGGCAACCCTCGCCACATTCACGACACTGCAAGAACCAAGGCGGAACAGTTCATGATAGAGCGGATTGAGTCTGATGGCACTTTATACAGTTATGCCAGTAGTACGATTCTGATGGTTTTTGCCTTATTGGCCCTAAAATACGATAAGCAGCATCCCCTGATTACAAAAGCCGTAACCGGACTCGCTGCCATGCAGTGCCGTTCTTCTGAAGGTAAAACGACGATTCAAAACTCTCCATCTACCGTGTGGGATACGGCCCTAATCACCTACGCATTGCAGGAGGCTTCCATTACCGATGACCATAAGGCTATTCAACGCGCGGCCTCCTATTTGATCTCCCATCAACAAGATAAAACAGCCGACTGGAGCATTCATAATTCGAATACAGTCCCTGGAGGATGGGGATTTTCGGAGTCGAATACGCTCAATCCAGATGTGGATGATACAACAGCAGCTTTACGGGCAATCCGAAGCTTGTCCACGACTATTCCAACATTTCAGAAATCCTGGAATCGCGGACTGAATTGGGTTCTGTCCATGCAAAATAAAGACGGCGGCTGGCCGGCATTCGAAAAAAATACGAACAAGGAAGTGCTCACCTGGCTCGCCATCGACGGTGCCAAATCGGCGGCTACAGACCCCTCGGAGCCCGATCTAACGGGACGTACCTTGGAGTATCTCGGAAATTTTGCCGGGCTGGATTCCAAGCACGAATTCATCCAACGGGCAGTAAAATGGATTGTTCGTAATCAGGAGAAGGACGGTTCATGGTACGGGAGATGGGGTGTATGTTATATCTACGGTACCTGGGCTGCATTAACAGGTTTGAGAGCTGTAGGGCTGCCTGAAAGCCATGATACAGTGCAAAAAGGATCCCAATGGCTCTTAAGCATTCAGAATTCCGACGGTGGATGGGGAGAATCCTGCCATAGTGACCGACTTCTACGCTATGTACCATTAGGGGAAAGCACTCCCTCCCAAACTGCTTGGGCGCTTGACGCCCTTATCGCTGTTCAACCCAAACCAACACCTGAGATGAATCAAGGCATCTTAAGGCTTATTGCATCCATAGGCGAAAACGATTGGAGAACCTCTTATCCAACTGGTGCCGGTCTGCCCGGCAACTTCTATTCCCATTATCACAGCTATACATATATTTGGCCTCTACTTACGCTAAGTCACTATAGAAAAAAATATGGGACATCTTAA
- a CDS encoding glycoside hydrolase family 30 protein, which produces MKIWKKSALVLLSTFLVTVGSYSSYVPKTAHAAGEQVEVWISTSDPNSEPAVGLRTDARLTKIASKNFSSNSGNADVTITVNENKTYQQMDGFGVSLTDASAWLMNYKLDNNMRAEVMERLFGNTGIGLSLLRQPIGSSDFAWAAYTYADTANDTSLSQFTIDRDKAYILPMVKAAIAKNPNIKVMGSPWSAPAWMKYSNHLNGGKLKAEHYGTYANYFKKYIEAYQAEGVPIYAVTLQNEPMYEPSHYPSMGMNVQDQTGFIGDYLGPTLRNAGINTKIIAFDHNFLDWNFPNQVITNLKNAGKGSYVSGSAFHHYDSGDGSTMTSMHNSHPDKEIWFTEGGFGNWNDPQNGTSSGFDNMMNEFINITRNWSKSIILWNTALDQKDGPALLSPNNTNKGMITIRNSDNRNDAPENNVTYHKQYYLLGHFSKFVVPNAYRIDSNTGSEVKNVAFRNPDGSKVVVAYNSSSSSKNVKIQWGSQSFVVTIPGKSAMTYKWYGNVS; this is translated from the coding sequence ATGAAGATATGGAAAAAGAGTGCGTTAGTGTTGCTGTCCACTTTTCTGGTAACGGTGGGTTCATATAGTTCATATGTGCCTAAGACTGCGCATGCAGCGGGTGAACAGGTGGAAGTATGGATTTCAACTTCAGACCCCAATTCCGAACCGGCAGTGGGGCTTAGAACAGATGCGAGACTCACCAAGATTGCATCAAAAAACTTCAGCAGCAACTCAGGCAATGCCGATGTTACCATTACGGTAAATGAGAACAAAACGTATCAGCAAATGGATGGTTTTGGAGTGTCGTTAACGGATGCTTCCGCATGGCTCATGAACTACAAGCTGGATAACAATATGCGCGCGGAAGTGATGGAGAGGCTGTTTGGCAACACAGGCATTGGGCTTAGCTTATTGAGACAGCCGATCGGAAGTTCTGATTTTGCCTGGGCCGCCTATACCTATGCCGATACAGCAAATGATACTTCACTCAGCCAATTCACGATCGACCGGGACAAGGCTTACATATTGCCCATGGTCAAAGCGGCAATCGCTAAGAATCCCAATATCAAAGTCATGGGTTCCCCATGGAGTGCGCCTGCCTGGATGAAATATTCCAACCATCTGAACGGCGGCAAACTGAAAGCAGAACACTACGGAACATATGCAAATTATTTCAAAAAATACATTGAAGCCTACCAGGCTGAAGGTGTACCCATCTATGCTGTTACGTTGCAAAACGAGCCCATGTACGAGCCATCCCATTATCCTTCCATGGGGATGAATGTACAGGATCAGACGGGCTTTATCGGCGATTATCTTGGACCAACACTTCGCAATGCCGGAATCAACACCAAGATTATTGCATTCGACCATAACTTTCTGGACTGGAATTTCCCGAACCAGGTCATTACGAATCTGAAGAATGCAGGCAAGGGCAGCTACGTATCTGGCAGCGCATTCCACCATTATGACAGTGGGGACGGATCGACCATGACCTCCATGCATAACAGTCACCCGGACAAGGAAATTTGGTTCACGGAGGGTGGTTTCGGCAACTGGAATGATCCGCAGAATGGTACGTCATCAGGTTTCGATAATATGATGAACGAGTTCATTAATATTACGAGAAACTGGTCCAAATCGATCATTCTCTGGAATACTGCCCTGGATCAAAAAGACGGTCCAGCATTGCTTTCACCGAACAACACGAACAAAGGCATGATTACAATCCGTAACTCGGACAACCGTAATGATGCTCCTGAGAATAATGTGACATATCACAAACAATATTATTTGCTGGGTCACTTTAGTAAATTTGTAGTACCCAATGCATACCGCATTGACAGCAACACCGGATCTGAAGTCAAAAATGTGGCTTTCCGAAATCCGGACGGTTCCAAAGTGGTAGTTGCCTACAACTCTTCCAGTTCATCGAAAAATGTGAAAATCCAATGGGGCAGCCAAAGCTTCGTTGTCACTATTCCAGGCAAGTCCGCCATGACGTATAAATGGTATGGAAATGTTTCTTAA
- a CDS encoding helix-turn-helix transcriptional regulator, translated as MNDKLRRKELAEFLKNRRNRTRPEQVGLSNNSNSHRRTKGLRREEVAVLSGISVSWYTSLEQGRDVRISDSVIESLARTLKLSRDERVHLNVLADRKIPLELVSDVSYLQISTPVLQRIVDQYVHLPAYAIDGQWNLLVWNQTASEVFGLQSNMMKNCSGNLIWLMFNDPVVRGRYADWEDSARKLLAAFRYTFAQRMEDPYIIEIIMKLLEVNEDFKTIWELHDVQCFRDDNHFKIQHPSAGEINVRSNTFYAGEYDDVTLVLYTPEDDMDEKNLINLGAFRPINSLNEPLII; from the coding sequence TTGAATGACAAACTGCGGCGTAAGGAGCTTGCTGAATTTTTGAAAAACCGTCGCAACAGGACAAGACCAGAACAAGTTGGACTGAGTAACAACTCTAATTCTCATAGAAGAACTAAGGGCCTTCGCCGGGAGGAAGTGGCGGTTTTGTCCGGAATCTCAGTGTCTTGGTACACATCCCTTGAACAAGGGAGAGACGTGCGTATATCAGATAGTGTCATCGAAAGCTTGGCCCGTACTTTAAAGTTAAGTCGTGATGAAAGAGTTCATCTCAATGTCCTAGCGGATCGCAAGATCCCTCTGGAATTGGTTTCAGATGTGTCATATCTGCAAATATCCACCCCTGTGCTTCAACGCATCGTTGATCAATATGTACATCTGCCAGCCTACGCCATTGACGGTCAGTGGAATCTGTTAGTTTGGAATCAGACAGCCAGTGAAGTATTTGGATTGCAGTCTAACATGATGAAAAACTGTTCGGGAAATCTGATCTGGTTAATGTTCAACGACCCCGTTGTACGAGGCCGTTATGCGGACTGGGAAGACTCGGCCCGAAAGCTACTCGCAGCTTTTCGTTACACTTTTGCTCAGCGGATGGAAGATCCCTACATCATTGAAATTATTATGAAGCTTTTGGAAGTGAACGAAGACTTCAAAACGATTTGGGAACTCCATGACGTCCAGTGTTTTCGGGATGATAACCATTTTAAAATACAGCATCCCTCTGCAGGTGAAATTAATGTTCGTTCCAACACGTTTTATGCAGGCGAATACGACGATGTTACCCTCGTTTTGTATACACCTGAAGACGATATGGATGAGAAAAATTTGATAAATTTAGGAGCATTCAGGCCAATAAATTCATTGAACGAACCCCTGATTATTTGA
- a CDS encoding nitroreductase family protein produces MNLHEHGNRINDFNKIVFERRAIKKYDTSVKISRDEMKDILTKATKAPSSYNLQSWRFLVIESEEAKSKLLPLAIFNGQQYNEQQIVTSSAVIAIFGDLEHVASAPEIFNAEVKQGSMTESVSEYILEAINIHYSNSPDHFRKDVALTDGGLVAMQLMLVARSYGYDTCAMGGYDKENIAEIFGLDKERYVSVMLVSIGKADSDGRPSTRKPIADVAEWK; encoded by the coding sequence ATGAATTTACATGAGCATGGAAATCGGATAAACGATTTCAACAAAATTGTTTTTGAACGTAGGGCGATTAAGAAATACGATACTTCTGTTAAGATTAGCCGCGATGAAATGAAGGATATATTAACCAAGGCGACCAAGGCTCCCTCGTCCTATAATTTGCAGTCATGGCGTTTCCTGGTCATTGAAAGCGAAGAGGCTAAATCCAAATTGCTGCCTTTGGCCATATTCAATGGGCAACAATACAATGAACAACAGATAGTAACTTCATCTGCTGTAATTGCAATTTTTGGTGACCTAGAGCATGTTGCGAGTGCGCCAGAAATTTTCAATGCAGAAGTAAAACAGGGGTCAATGACTGAATCTGTGAGTGAATATATCCTTGAGGCTATCAATATTCATTATAGCAATAGCCCGGATCATTTTCGTAAAGACGTGGCCTTAACCGATGGCGGACTGGTGGCTATGCAGTTAATGCTGGTTGCACGTTCTTACGGTTATGACACTTGTGCCATGGGTGGGTATGATAAGGAGAACATTGCTGAAATATTTGGATTGGACAAGGAACGTTACGTTTCGGTTATGCTGGTATCCATCGGTAAGGCAGATTCTGATGGCCGCCCTTCAACACGAAAGCCGATTGCCGATGTTGCAGAGTGGAAATAA
- a CDS encoding S-layer homology domain-containing protein, with protein sequence MNGTISGTINHFTKFAVLVSDKTVTPTPEGTKNFTDLVGHWASGSIMDLVELGVIQGYPDNSFRPDKKITRAEFVTLIIKALHLKGSADKGCADTTTHWAQDAISTAAGLGIVNGYSDNTFGPDEWVTREQIATMVVRAAQIADSDSNISFSDGAEISGWARSALAAAIANGLVNGYPDGTLKPKGNTTRAEAAALIERTIQLTKQLTKEIQDFRKAALQRV encoded by the coding sequence ATGAATGGAACGATATCAGGAACCATTAATCATTTTACCAAGTTTGCTGTTCTGGTATCCGATAAGACCGTAACGCCAACTCCGGAAGGAACCAAAAATTTCACGGATCTCGTAGGACATTGGGCTTCCGGCAGTATTATGGATTTGGTTGAACTCGGTGTGATCCAGGGTTATCCGGACAACAGCTTCAGACCGGATAAAAAAATTACCAGAGCCGAATTTGTTACTCTTATCATTAAAGCTTTACATCTAAAAGGCTCTGCTGACAAAGGATGTGCGGATACTACGACGCATTGGGCGCAAGATGCGATTTCCACTGCGGCAGGTCTGGGCATTGTGAATGGATATAGTGATAACACCTTTGGTCCAGATGAATGGGTGACCCGTGAGCAAATTGCGACAATGGTCGTTCGTGCAGCGCAGATCGCGGATTCAGACAGTAATATCAGCTTCTCCGATGGCGCTGAAATATCCGGATGGGCACGTTCAGCACTTGCTGCGGCCATTGCCAATGGGCTCGTTAATGGTTATCCAGACGGAACATTGAAACCGAAGGGGAATACAACTCGCGCAGAAGCCGCTGCACTCATCGAAAGAACTATTCAATTGACAAAACAATTAACAAAAGAAATCCAAGATTTCAGAAAGGCTGCTCTCCAGCGAGTTTAA
- a CDS encoding OsmC family protein — protein MANVQTFKATAHLQDGVKVITKARQFELIIDEPTNLGGTDTGMNPVEALLASLGACQSIVARVYASKFDVVLDDFRVDVEGDLDLDGFFNRSDVRPGYSDIRYTFYIKTSSSEEKVESFVQFLESKCPVGDTISNPVNTKLNRVIIENGISL, from the coding sequence ATGGCTAATGTTCAGACTTTCAAAGCTACTGCCCATCTACAAGATGGGGTTAAGGTGATCACCAAAGCAAGACAATTCGAACTGATCATCGATGAGCCAACAAACCTCGGTGGTACCGACACGGGAATGAATCCTGTAGAAGCTTTACTTGCCTCCCTTGGCGCATGCCAATCCATTGTAGCCCGGGTCTATGCCTCCAAATTCGATGTTGTACTTGATGATTTCAGAGTTGATGTTGAAGGTGATCTGGATCTTGACGGATTTTTCAACCGATCTGATGTACGTCCCGGATATTCCGATATTCGATACACGTTCTATATTAAAACCAGCTCATCTGAAGAAAAAGTTGAATCATTTGTACAATTTCTAGAAAGTAAATGTCCTGTGGGTGATACGATTTCCAACCCGGTGAATACCAAGCTCAATCGCGTTATTATCGAAAATGGGATATCGTTGTAA
- a CDS encoding AraC family transcriptional regulator: protein MSDNGGQQQQELTELIKRHSIHNSSKETAIPSLYVYQHSSISEPAYRVYKPSFCVIVQGLKEILLAQERFEYGPSNYLLASMNLPVIGQIIKASSAMPYLSLKLEFTQHQILEVLNECDIKVTSKENARRALFVGQMEPSIQDAVLRLVRLLDTPGEIPFLAPLYTREILYRLLQGPYGAELAQIAVEGSSSYRIREAIEHIVQHWEQSFRIEDLAETANMSVSSFHRNFKEITAMSPLQFQKQLRLQEARRLLMAESADAADVAFRVGYESASQFSREYSRMFGAPPRADIKRLKEKYDQAMSE from the coding sequence ATGTCCGATAACGGAGGTCAGCAGCAACAGGAGCTCACCGAACTGATCAAGCGTCATTCCATTCATAATAGCTCCAAGGAAACGGCAATCCCTTCCCTGTATGTCTATCAGCATTCCAGCATTAGCGAACCGGCTTACCGGGTTTATAAGCCTTCATTTTGTGTAATCGTTCAAGGCTTGAAAGAAATCTTGCTGGCACAGGAAAGATTCGAATACGGACCCTCCAATTATCTGCTTGCTTCCATGAACCTGCCGGTGATTGGTCAGATTATAAAAGCTTCCTCTGCTATGCCTTACTTGAGTCTCAAGCTTGAGTTTACACAGCATCAGATTCTTGAAGTGTTGAACGAATGTGATATTAAGGTCACGTCCAAAGAAAACGCCAGACGCGCCCTGTTTGTTGGACAGATGGAGCCCTCCATTCAGGATGCTGTACTGCGGTTGGTTCGGCTGTTGGATACACCGGGAGAAATCCCGTTCCTTGCCCCACTCTATACGCGAGAAATTCTGTACCGGCTTCTGCAGGGACCCTATGGAGCCGAACTGGCCCAGATTGCGGTGGAAGGCAGCAGCAGCTACCGGATTCGGGAAGCCATCGAGCATATTGTTCAGCATTGGGAGCAATCATTTCGGATTGAAGATCTTGCGGAGACAGCCAACATGAGCGTGTCCTCGTTTCACCGGAATTTTAAAGAGATCACCGCCATGAGTCCTCTCCAGTTTCAGAAGCAACTTAGGCTCCAGGAGGCCCGTCGGCTGCTCATGGCTGAATCGGCTGATGCTGCTGATGTAGCATTTCGGGTTGGTTACGAGAGTGCGTCGCAATTCAGTCGGGAATACTCCCGCATGTTCGGAGCACCGCCGCGAGCAGACATCAAACGTTTGAAGGAAAAATACGATCAGGCTATGAGTGAATAA
- a CDS encoding aldo/keto reductase yields the protein MQKRTLGNSGLEVSAIGLGCMGMSYGYGPASDKTEMVAVIREAVEHGVTFFDTAEVYGPYINEELVGEALSPVLDQVVIATKFGFDIQDGKQSGMNSRPEQIRKVAEESLKRLKIEAIDLFYQHRVDPDVPIEEVAGAVQDLIREGKVKHWGLSEAGVNTIRRAHAVQPVAAVQSEYSLWWRRPEEELIPALEEFGIGFVPFSPLGKGYLTGSFNAKTTFDQGDLRNILPRFTPEALEANQVLVDLLIEKAEKIQATPAQISLAWLLAQKPWIVPIPGTRKSSRLKENIGAADIELTPEDVQSINDAASKITLMGSRYTEELERRTGL from the coding sequence ATGCAAAAACGAACATTGGGAAATAGCGGCTTGGAAGTTTCGGCAATTGGGCTTGGTTGTATGGGAATGAGCTACGGGTATGGTCCAGCTTCGGACAAAACGGAGATGGTCGCGGTCATTCGGGAAGCTGTTGAACACGGTGTAACTTTCTTTGATACCGCCGAAGTTTATGGTCCATATATCAATGAAGAACTCGTCGGCGAAGCACTTTCTCCTGTACTCGATCAGGTTGTCATAGCGACGAAGTTCGGATTTGACATTCAGGATGGCAAACAGAGCGGGATGAATAGCCGTCCTGAGCAGATCAGGAAAGTTGCCGAAGAGTCTCTTAAGCGACTAAAGATCGAAGCGATTGATTTGTTTTATCAGCACCGTGTTGATCCGGATGTGCCGATTGAAGAGGTTGCCGGTGCCGTGCAGGATCTGATTCGAGAAGGCAAAGTGAAGCATTGGGGGCTGTCGGAAGCCGGCGTGAACACGATTCGCCGCGCGCATGCCGTTCAGCCGGTAGCAGCTGTCCAGAGTGAATATTCCTTATGGTGGAGACGCCCAGAAGAAGAACTGATTCCAGCGCTTGAGGAGTTCGGTATTGGTTTTGTTCCTTTTAGTCCTTTGGGTAAAGGATATCTCACGGGAAGTTTTAACGCGAAAACAACGTTTGATCAGGGTGACTTGCGTAATATTCTGCCACGCTTCACACCAGAGGCGTTGGAGGCCAATCAGGTACTGGTCGATCTGTTGATAGAGAAGGCGGAGAAAATCCAAGCCACCCCTGCACAAATCTCACTTGCTTGGCTGCTAGCCCAGAAACCGTGGATTGTACCGATCCCGGGAACGCGCAAGTCGAGTCGTCTCAAAGAAAATATAGGTGCGGCGGACATTGAGCTTACACCCGAAGATGTACAGAGCATTAATGATGCAGCTTCAAAAATTACCCTGATGGGTTCGAGATATACAGAGGAGCTGGAGAGAAGAACAGGTCTCTGA
- a CDS encoding DMT family transporter, producing the protein MNKTWLSVVIAALFEVGWVIGLKHASGFLEWGATLIAIIVSFTLMIAASRSLDVGTVYAVFVGLGTAGTVLAEIILFDAPVQTGKMVLIGVLLLGVIGLKMLSKGKTKEVHES; encoded by the coding sequence ATGAACAAAACTTGGTTGTCCGTCGTTATTGCAGCTTTATTTGAAGTCGGTTGGGTCATTGGATTGAAACATGCCAGTGGTTTTCTGGAATGGGGGGCTACACTGATCGCCATCATTGTCAGCTTTACCTTGATGATTGCGGCTTCCCGTTCACTTGATGTAGGTACTGTTTATGCAGTATTCGTTGGTTTGGGTACAGCGGGAACTGTACTGGCAGAAATTATTTTGTTTGATGCACCAGTTCAAACCGGGAAAATGGTGCTCATCGGGGTTCTTTTACTGGGTGTAATCGGTCTTAAAATGCTCAGCAAAGGAAAAACAAAGGAGGTCCATGAATCATGA
- a CDS encoding DMT family transporter, translated as MNWVFLVLAGVFEMIGVLMINKLHKDRNLISIVFLIAGFGLSFLFLSLAMKTLPMGTAYAVWTGIGASGGAILGMIFYGEPRNALRLLFIAMVLGSAVGLKLVS; from the coding sequence ATGAACTGGGTATTTCTAGTTTTAGCTGGTGTCTTTGAAATGATTGGGGTTCTGATGATTAATAAACTGCACAAAGATCGTAACCTGATCTCTATCGTGTTCTTGATTGCAGGATTCGGATTAAGCTTCCTGTTCCTGTCCCTGGCGATGAAGACTCTTCCAATGGGGACGGCATACGCCGTATGGACCGGAATTGGCGCTTCCGGGGGAGCCATTCTTGGCATGATATTTTATGGAGAACCCCGAAATGCGTTAAGGCTTCTGTTTATTGCCATGGTGCTCGGATCAGCAGTAGGGTTGAAATTGGTGAGTTAA
- a CDS encoding DEAD/DEAH box helicase encodes MTFKDLNIIPAILEGLSKANYTTPTPIQEQAIPAVLAGRDLLGCAQTGTGKTAAFSVPIIQLLSEKSNGPKAARHIRSLILTPTRELAIQISDNIKAYSRFTDIRCAAIVGGVSQKVQERALNQGADIIIATPGRLIDLVNQKRIELKHVQILVLDEADRMLDMGFIHDVKRIISKMPSKKQTLFFSATMPPEITKMVKTLLVDPVKVEITPVSSTVDRIEQSIYLLENGKKQSLLNHILQDKSIVSALVFTRTKRGADRVTRDLSKVNITAQAIHGNKSQNERQRALNNFKSGVTRVLVATDIAARGIDVEELSHVINFNLPNIPETYVHRIGRTGRAGNSGMAISFCEKDELPFLKDIEKVIKKTIPEVKNHPYPMTGAPAFVKANPTSKSAAHKSAANKPAKPKANPARKPKSEWFKKSGKADHSSKPNHGSKPNNNKPNHNSANQSKPKSSKVNKAL; translated from the coding sequence ATGACATTTAAAGACTTGAATATTATACCCGCAATTTTGGAAGGCCTAAGCAAAGCAAACTATACTACCCCTACACCTATACAGGAACAGGCGATTCCAGCCGTTTTGGCAGGCAGAGATTTGCTCGGCTGTGCGCAAACAGGGACAGGGAAGACAGCAGCATTTTCTGTGCCTATCATTCAGTTATTAAGCGAAAAGTCGAACGGCCCCAAAGCCGCACGACATATTCGCTCATTGATTTTAACTCCAACAAGAGAACTTGCGATTCAGATTTCGGATAATATTAAGGCTTATAGTCGTTTTACCGATATTCGTTGTGCCGCGATCGTAGGTGGAGTATCGCAAAAAGTGCAAGAACGGGCCTTGAATCAAGGTGCAGATATTATTATCGCAACGCCTGGCAGACTGATTGATTTGGTCAATCAAAAGCGTATTGAACTGAAGCATGTGCAGATATTGGTACTTGATGAAGCAGACCGCATGTTGGATATGGGCTTCATTCATGATGTGAAAAGAATCATCTCCAAGATGCCGAGTAAGAAACAGACCCTTTTCTTCTCAGCAACGATGCCTCCGGAAATTACAAAAATGGTGAAAACGTTGCTGGTAGATCCGGTAAAGGTAGAAATTACTCCCGTGTCCTCTACTGTAGATCGAATTGAGCAGTCCATATATCTATTGGAGAACGGCAAGAAACAGAGTCTGTTGAACCATATCTTGCAGGACAAATCCATTGTGTCGGCACTGGTGTTCACCCGTACAAAGCGTGGAGCCGACCGTGTGACACGTGATTTGTCCAAAGTGAATATTACGGCTCAGGCCATTCATGGCAATAAGTCTCAGAATGAACGACAACGAGCATTAAACAATTTCAAGAGTGGAGTCACACGAGTGCTTGTGGCGACGGATATAGCGGCAAGGGGCATTGATGTTGAAGAACTTTCGCATGTAATCAACTTTAACCTTCCTAATATTCCAGAAACGTATGTTCACCGAATTGGCCGTACAGGTAGAGCAGGGAACAGCGGAATGGCGATCTCTTTCTGCGAAAAGGATGAGCTTCCGTTTCTGAAGGATATCGAGAAAGTGATCAAGAAGACCATTCCTGAAGTGAAAAATCATCCTTATCCGATGACTGGAGCTCCTGCGTTTGTAAAAGCTAATCCAACATCGAAGTCTGCAGCCCATAAATCTGCAGCTAATAAACCTGCGAAGCCAAAAGCGAACCCGGCCCGTAAGCCCAAGTCCGAGTGGTTTAAGAAGAGTGGCAAAGCCGACCACAGCAGTAAACCAAACCACGGCAGTAAACCAAACAATAATAAACCAAATCATAATAGTGCAAATCAGAGCAAACCCAAGAGCAGCAAAGTGAATAAAGCTCTTTAA
- a CDS encoding antibiotic biosynthesis monooxygenase, giving the protein MFIQTRVMVVENGHSHKLVERFSVPSPVEEMPGLIDFSVMVNKKSKEHEEVMVLIRWESEEAWKNWEKSDVHIKGHREKRGQEKPEYLISTTVNMYEVQKVKTARVSNP; this is encoded by the coding sequence ATGTTCATTCAAACTCGCGTTATGGTGGTCGAAAATGGCCACAGTCATAAACTGGTGGAACGTTTCAGTGTTCCTAGCCCTGTAGAGGAAATGCCGGGGCTGATTGATTTCAGTGTGATGGTCAACAAGAAGAGTAAAGAGCACGAAGAAGTCATGGTTTTGATTCGCTGGGAATCGGAAGAAGCATGGAAAAATTGGGAGAAAAGTGATGTGCATATTAAAGGGCATCGCGAGAAAAGAGGACAGGAGAAACCAGAGTACCTGATTAGCACTACAGTGAATATGTACGAGGTACAAAAAGTGAAGACAGCAAGGGTGTCCAATCCATAA